In the genome of Coraliomargarita algicola, one region contains:
- a CDS encoding SIR2 family protein codes for MNHDSLLGTGKRRVLFVLGSGVSLESGAPNVTELTKQILQADNQLLPKWFQKVGGDKEVYAIQQFLKLLIQEFERSGEVANYEDLFSMCQKLYEHEVGMSIDGTIIRFRDYIYRESAHLWRRYTDGGYLEEAPLGALSDKATILIDHCLKAILRSCDEPKGFELILETVMRLGADRVDILTLNHDTLIEAELKKAEIPYTCGFDSGLQQDGDVDFFDETAFVNSNNVRIIKLHGSWNWLRLGKNINANTTLWRWGMPNDEAECWDFLTDRDGERLFDSLLEKSTLTGTTTKTTAYTRGIFGELYMEARKILNQHDRIICSGYGWRDDGFNWMLKEWVESDSTREIFASS; via the coding sequence ATGAACCATGATTCACTCCTAGGCACTGGGAAACGGAGAGTGCTTTTTGTTTTGGGCTCAGGAGTGTCGCTTGAATCAGGCGCTCCGAATGTCACAGAATTGACCAAACAAATCCTCCAAGCGGATAATCAATTACTCCCGAAATGGTTTCAAAAGGTCGGTGGCGACAAGGAAGTTTATGCGATTCAGCAATTTCTGAAGCTACTTATTCAGGAATTTGAGCGATCCGGTGAAGTCGCCAATTACGAAGATCTCTTTTCAATGTGCCAGAAACTTTACGAACATGAGGTAGGCATGTCGATTGATGGCACGATTATTCGCTTTCGAGACTATATTTACCGGGAAAGTGCCCATCTGTGGCGACGTTATACTGATGGCGGTTATCTTGAGGAGGCCCCTTTGGGAGCGTTGTCTGATAAAGCAACTATTCTAATTGATCACTGTTTGAAGGCAATCCTTCGCAGTTGTGATGAACCTAAAGGCTTTGAATTAATCCTTGAAACAGTTATGAGACTGGGAGCCGATAGGGTTGATATTCTGACGCTCAATCACGACACGCTGATTGAAGCCGAATTAAAGAAGGCTGAAATTCCTTATACTTGCGGCTTTGATTCTGGCCTGCAGCAAGATGGAGATGTCGATTTCTTCGATGAAACTGCCTTCGTAAATTCTAATAACGTCAGAATCATAAAGCTACACGGCAGTTGGAACTGGCTCCGACTCGGAAAAAATATTAATGCAAATACAACACTATGGCGCTGGGGTATGCCTAACGATGAAGCTGAATGTTGGGACTTTTTGACTGATCGAGACGGCGAGAGGTTATTTGATAGTCTTTTAGAGAAGTCTACATTGACTGGGACGACTACCAAGACCACTGCATACACGCGTGGTATATTTGGTGAACTCTACATGGAAGCCCGAAAAATTCTAAATCAACATGATCGGATCATTTGCTCAGGCTATGGCTGGAGGGACGACGGCTTTAATTGGATGCTAAAAGAGTGGGTTGAGAGCGATTCGACGCGTGAAATTTTTGCTTCTTCATAA
- a CDS encoding type IV toxin-antitoxin system AbiEi family antitoxin domain-containing protein, with protein MPSPTKQQRVHEISSIAISRAVAKDELERLSRGLYCHPELLKDLLASQ; from the coding sequence ATGCCGTCACCTACTAAACAGCAACGTGTCCACGAAATCAGCAGCATAGCGATCAGTCGTGCCGTCGCCAAAGATGAGCTAGAACGACTCAGCCGCGGTCTCTATTGTCACCCCGAATTACTCAAGGATCTATTGGCATCCCAGTAA
- a CDS encoding DUF4437 domain-containing protein has protein sequence MKAKQILIALTAALATQLVAATPADSTVEIVHASQVEWTHLNPKRGDLAPKAGTLWGDREGTGPTGFLLKPPQDFESPPHIHNISYRGVVIEGVIHNDDPGAANMWMPAGSFWTQPKGEVHITAAAGSGSLAYIEIEEGPYLVQPEDEAFDSGERPVNMDKDNLVWLTADDMKWIQADGAAIAVLWGKTEAGQLNGSMLRLPAGFNGSILTEAKRFGAVIVQGEPSYTQSSGDTFTLEAGSYVRSVGRSTHKIKAADNEASTLYIRTDGPYRVVADK, from the coding sequence ATGAAAGCCAAACAAATACTCATCGCACTCACGGCCGCGCTGGCCACTCAACTAGTTGCCGCCACGCCCGCGGACTCCACGGTTGAAATCGTCCATGCTTCGCAAGTCGAGTGGACCCACCTCAATCCGAAACGCGGCGACCTGGCTCCCAAGGCTGGCACACTCTGGGGCGACCGCGAGGGCACTGGCCCGACCGGATTTCTTCTCAAGCCGCCACAGGACTTCGAGTCGCCGCCGCACATTCACAACATCTCCTACCGCGGAGTCGTGATTGAAGGCGTTATCCACAACGACGATCCCGGCGCCGCCAACATGTGGATGCCCGCCGGCTCTTTCTGGACCCAGCCAAAGGGAGAAGTGCACATCACCGCCGCCGCAGGCAGCGGCAGTCTCGCTTACATCGAGATCGAGGAGGGCCCCTATCTTGTGCAGCCAGAAGACGAAGCCTTCGACAGCGGCGAACGGCCCGTCAATATGGACAAGGACAACTTGGTCTGGCTTACGGCAGACGACATGAAATGGATCCAAGCGGACGGAGCCGCCATCGCCGTCCTTTGGGGTAAAACCGAAGCGGGACAGCTCAATGGTAGCATGCTCCGACTGCCCGCTGGTTTCAACGGCTCCATACTTACCGAAGCTAAGCGCTTTGGCGCCGTCATCGTGCAAGGCGAGCCCAGCTACACGCAAAGCTCAGGTGATACATTCACACTTGAAGCCGGCAGCTATGTCCGCTCGGTTGGCAGGAGCACCCACAAAATCAAAGCCGCTGACAACGAAGCCAGCACACTTTACATTCGCACCGATGGCCCGTATCGAGTCGTCGCGGATAAGTGA
- a CDS encoding putative quinol monooxygenase: protein MTKLTITATIIAKADCIDLVKSELEKVVAPSRKENGCINYDLHQDNQDPAHFFMFENWETRELWQAHLESAHFKQFATITEGALENLAIHEMTQIV, encoded by the coding sequence ATGACAAAACTCACCATCACCGCCACCATTATAGCCAAGGCCGATTGCATCGATCTGGTTAAGTCTGAACTCGAAAAAGTCGTCGCGCCGAGCCGCAAGGAAAACGGCTGTATCAACTACGACCTACACCAGGACAATCAGGATCCTGCGCATTTTTTCATGTTCGAAAACTGGGAGACACGTGAGCTCTGGCAGGCACACCTCGAGAGCGCACACTTTAAGCAATTCGCCACCATTACCGAGGGAGCGCTTGAGAATCTCGCGATCCACGAAATGACGCAGATCGTATAA
- a CDS encoding SDR family NAD(P)-dependent oxidoreductase, whose product MHKTILITGATDGIGLETAKLLANPGHTLLLHGRNPDKLAKVAATLGTLTQVESYLADFSRIEEVDTLARSIIKKHGHLDVLINNAGVYKTPSPLTPDGLDVRFVVNAIAPYHLTQQLLPLLGQSGRVVNLSSAAQSSVDLQALAGQHRLDDMAAYAQSKLAITMWTRHLAQAHPEGPMIVAVNPASLLGSKMVKEGFGVAGGDLRIGADILVRAALSDEFGAASGQYYDNDIKRFAQPHPDALNETKINALVDAIETILSNH is encoded by the coding sequence ATGCATAAAACCATTCTCATTACCGGAGCCACCGACGGCATCGGCCTCGAAACCGCCAAGCTGTTAGCCAACCCGGGGCACACACTTCTCCTGCATGGTCGCAACCCCGACAAACTGGCTAAGGTCGCCGCTACGCTGGGGACACTGACACAGGTCGAGTCCTACCTTGCCGACTTCTCGCGTATTGAAGAAGTCGATACGCTGGCTCGATCCATTATCAAGAAGCACGGGCACTTGGATGTCTTAATTAACAACGCCGGCGTTTACAAAACTCCCAGCCCGCTTACACCCGACGGCCTCGATGTGCGCTTCGTCGTCAACGCCATCGCGCCTTATCATTTAACGCAGCAGCTCCTGCCCTTGCTCGGCCAGTCCGGACGCGTGGTCAATCTCTCCTCCGCCGCGCAGTCGTCGGTAGATTTGCAAGCCCTCGCCGGGCAGCATCGCCTCGACGATATGGCCGCCTACGCGCAGAGCAAACTGGCGATCACCATGTGGACCCGTCACTTGGCGCAAGCCCATCCCGAAGGCCCCATGATCGTTGCGGTGAACCCCGCTTCCTTGCTCGGCAGTAAGATGGTCAAAGAGGGCTTCGGTGTCGCGGGCGGAGACCTGCGCATCGGCGCTGACATTCTTGTGCGCGCCGCGCTCTCCGACGAGTTTGGCGCGGCCTCCGGTCAATATTACGACAACGATATCAAACGCTTCGCGCAGCCACACCCCGACGCCTTGAACGAGACCAAGATCAACGCACTCGTCGACGCCATCGAAACAATACTATCGAACCACTAA
- a CDS encoding LLM class oxidoreductase, with amino-acid sequence MPTPPVSPAYSSINRAYNSVFRPGKLSLGLVVPIEANRNNPVPTMAQHLERVQLAERLGFAAVWLRDVPFNVPSFGDAGQLFDPFVYLGLLAGQTERIALGVASIVLPLRHPAHVAKAAATADVLSGGRLLLGVASGDRPDEYPALNLPFENRGARFRDSFDYIRRMSETAPEFANAYGQPGRGMDMLPKPVGGQLPLLITGGSQQAPEWAAAHGDGWMLYPRPPATQAQLIRNWNDRVIDAGRSPQPVMQSLYVDLLDDPDAAPRPIHLGLQTGVRYLIEHLQALEAAGINHVALNLRFNQTPIEQTLQQLADALLPQFHS; translated from the coding sequence ATGCCAACACCACCAGTCAGTCCTGCCTACAGCTCCATCAACCGTGCTTACAACTCCGTGTTCCGTCCCGGCAAGTTGAGCCTTGGACTGGTGGTGCCGATTGAAGCCAACCGCAACAATCCGGTGCCGACTATGGCGCAGCATCTGGAGCGGGTGCAACTGGCAGAGCGCTTGGGCTTTGCCGCGGTCTGGTTGCGCGATGTGCCCTTCAACGTGCCGTCCTTCGGCGACGCTGGTCAGCTCTTCGATCCCTTCGTGTATCTCGGCCTGCTCGCGGGGCAGACCGAACGCATCGCGCTGGGCGTGGCCAGCATCGTCCTGCCGTTGCGGCATCCCGCCCATGTGGCCAAGGCCGCGGCGACTGCGGATGTGCTCTCGGGCGGACGCCTCCTTCTCGGCGTCGCTTCCGGCGATCGTCCCGACGAATATCCGGCCCTCAACTTGCCCTTTGAAAACCGGGGCGCTCGCTTTCGTGATAGCTTCGACTACATTCGCCGCATGAGCGAAACCGCACCGGAGTTTGCAAATGCCTATGGCCAGCCAGGCCGTGGCATGGACATGCTGCCCAAACCGGTCGGCGGACAACTACCGCTGCTCATCACCGGAGGCAGTCAACAGGCACCCGAGTGGGCTGCAGCGCACGGGGATGGTTGGATGCTGTATCCGCGTCCACCGGCCACACAGGCGCAGCTGATCCGCAACTGGAACGACCGCGTGATCGACGCCGGCCGCTCACCGCAGCCCGTCATGCAGTCGCTCTACGTCGACTTGCTCGACGATCCCGATGCCGCGCCACGCCCCATCCATCTCGGCTTACAAACCGGTGTGCGCTATCTGATTGAACATCTACAAGCACTGGAAGCCGCGGGCATCAACCACGTCGCGCTCAACCTGCGCTTCAATCAGACTCCGATCGAACAGACACTGCAGCAATTGGCCGACGCGCTCTTACCGCAGTTTCACTCATAA